A genomic segment from Phragmites australis chromosome 6, lpPhrAust1.1, whole genome shotgun sequence encodes:
- the LOC133922131 gene encoding uncharacterized protein LOC133922131 gives MRILHTSPSSSSSPSRRDRSLTSPMAAALASRVESWARDQAARLPPWAAPRWPWPPPRPPAWPWPGDRRRQRDRMFREEFERRRRQLRELCRAVRVDTVAELQELLCAMVLAECVYKRPVSEMMRYINKFKSDFGGNIVSLERVQPSLDHVPHRYLLAEAGDTLFATFIGTKQYKDVIADVNILQGTIFHEDAAQDLASSADSEKNDSQKGEEKFGKSYRETSKKLRKSKPAAHRGFLARAKGIPALELYNLAQKKNRKLVLCGHSLGGAVAALAALAILRVLASSPSKEHNRLQVKCITFSQPPVGNAALRDYVHKRGWQDYFKSYCIPEDLVPRLLSPAYFHHYNAQTPEESFVNRTDAKSEDNMETSSERPKGNNGEQLVLGVGPVQKSMWRLSKLVPLEGVRKSLSALQKQANIFGKASSQLDSYLQSKVDESEEEPQSLEIQEGSEGIALTVLSVKDGERTEEYNRTEKINASEAGGSKRWSRVPSLPSYVPFGELYLLGDASVNTLSDSEYSKMTSVQSVISELRERLQSHSMKSYRARFQKIYDLCMSANAPIFTGIEQLPQFSHLQELLGLTAADSVELGHIVERPVIRTATSILPLGWNGLPGGKSAEPLKVDIIGHGLHMCTLFQAQINGNWYSTVIETVPSGTLYSSNQEVQPTLQKMRILVGHPLKQPPNYISEDFMVPVITGVDSSPDFGFESLFEDKGCCKGLNGFLIYGTSDFVTICKEVYVRTRRVRLLGLEGAGKTSLLKAMLGQVKERNSAVLECIHVDLHGKGISNGLCYLDSTTVNLQELPSEVMRFKEELQLGIHDVSRKTDLVIVVHNLAHRIPQYYQSNTSQPQPALSLLLNEAKALGIPWILAITNKFSVSAHEQNTLISSAMEAYQASPETTRVVNSSPFLMPSASNSLQPVGTTTGNLANKDHSDRSVYRPVNFALSPFQRKDIVMHVEGVTALRQLVHQVVLDNEEPAFEDLARERLSLDLAREKAASLQEKQRPPKRDSSVTAAAVGASLGAGLGIVMAVIMGAASALRKP, from the exons ATGCGAATCCTACACacttccccttcctcttcctcctctccctctcgccGCGACAGATCGCTCACCTCGCCAATGGCGGCCGCGCTGGCGAGCCGCGTGGAGTCGTGGGCTCGTGACCAGGCGGCGCGGCTCCCGCCCTGGGCGGCGCCGCGGTGGCCCTGgcccccgccgcggccgcccgCGTGGCCGTGGCCCGGGGACCGCCGGCGCCAGCGGGACCGCATGTTCCGGGAGGAGTTCGAGCGCCGCCGACGCCAGCTCCGCGAGCTCTGCCGCGCCGTCCGCGTCGACACCGTCGCCGAGCTCCAGGAGCTGCTCTGCGCCATGGTCCTTGCCGAGTGCGTCTACAAG AGGCCTGTTTCTGAGATGATGAGATATATCAACAAGTTCAAATCTGATTTTGGCGGGAACATTGTGTCTCTGGAGCGTGTTCAACCATCCTTGGATCACGTACCACATCG GTATCTGTTAGCGGAGGCTGGTGACACCCTGTTTGCTACATTTATTGGCACAAAGCAATACAA AGATGTTATTGCTGATGTGAATATACTCCAAGGGACCATATTTCATGAGGATGCTGCTCAGGATTTGGCTTCTTCTGCTGACTCTGAAAAAAATGATTCTCAAAAGGGTGAAGAAAAGTTTGGGAAATCTTATCGAGAAACATCAAAGAAGTTGAGAAAATCAAAACCCGCAGCACACCGA GGTTTCTTGGCCCGTGCCAAGGGAATTCCAGCACTGGAACTATACAACCTTGCACAGAAAAAGAATAGGAAACTTGTTCTTTGTGGACATTCACTTGGTGGAGCG GTAGCTGCATTGGCTGCACTTGCAATCTTGAGAGTTCTTGCATCATCTCCATCTAAAGAGCATAACAGACTTCAGGTGAAGTGTATCACGTTCTCTCAGCCACCTGTTGGGAATGCTGCCTTGAGAGA TTATGTTCACAAAAGAGGATGGCAGGACTACTTCAAATCCTACTGTATCCCTGAAGACTTGGTGCCACGTCTTCTATCTCCAGCATACTTTCACCACTACAATGCCCAAACACCAGAAGAATCTTTTGTAAATAGAACTGATGCAAAATCTGAAGATAATATGGAGACAAGTTCTGAAAGGCCCAAAGGGAACAATGGAGAGCAACTTGTTCTAGGTGTTGGTCCAGTTCAAAAGTCTATGTGGAGACTTTCAAAACTCGTTCCCTTGGAAGGGGTGCGGAAAAGTTTAAGTGCACTCCAGAAACAAGCAAATATTTTTGGAAAGGCATCATCTCAATTGGATAGTTATTTGCAATCAAAGGTTGATGAATCTGAAGAAGAGCCACAATCTCTTGAGATTCAAGAAGGTTCGGAAGGAATTGCTCTTACCGTTTTATCTGTTAAAGATGGAGAGCGCACTGAAGAATACAATAGGACTGAGAAAATAAATGCATCTGAAGCTGGGGGTTCTAAGCGCTGGAGTAGAGTACCTTCTTTGCCTTCATATGTGCCATTTGGTGAG CTTTATCTTTTGGGAGATGCGTCAGTCAATACACTTTCAGATTCTGAATACTCCAAGATGACATCG GTGCAGTCTGTTATATCGGAGTTAAGGGAGCGTTTGCAATCACACTCAATGAAATCCTATAGGGCTCGGTTCCAAAA AATATATGATTTGTGCATGAGTGCAAATGCCCCCATTTTTACCGGCATTGAGCAATTACCACAATTTTCACATCTACAAGAACTACTTGGTCTAACGGCCGCTGATTCTGTTGAACTTGGTCATATCGTGGAGCGTCCTGTTATTCGAACAGCCACTTCTATTCTTCCTCTTGGATGGAATGGACTCCCTGGTGGTAAAAGTGCTGAGCCGCTAAAAGTTGATATAATTGGGCATGGCCTGCATATGTGCACTCTTTTCCAGGCTCAGATAAATGGAAACTG GTATTCAACAGTTATAGAAACTGTACCATCAGGCACTTTGTACTCATCAAATCAAGAAGTGCAACCTACACTGCAAAAAATGCGGATTCTTGTTGGCCATCCACTAAAGCAGCCTCCAAATTACATTAGTGAGGATTTCATGGTTCCTGTAATCACAGGTGTTGATTCAAGCCCAGATTTTGGTTTTGAGTCATTGTTTGAAGATAAAGGTTGCTGCAAGGGTTTGAATGGCTTTCTCATATATGGGACAAGTGATTTTGTAACCATTTGTAAAGAGGTCTACGTTAGGACCCGGAGAGTGCGATTGCTTGGACTAGAG GGGGCAGGTAAAACATCCTTGCTCAAAGCAATGTTAGGACAAGTTAAAGAAAGAAACAGTGCAGTTCTTGAATGCATACATGTAGATCTGCATGGAAAGGGAATATCAAATGGATTGTGCTACTTAGATTCGACAACAGTGAACTTGCAG GAACTACCTTCAGAGGTTATGCGGTTCAAAGAAGAATTGCAGTTAGGAATACATGATGTCAGCAGGAAGACCGATCTTGTTATTGTTGTTCATAACCTAGCACATCGAATTCCACAGTATTACCAGTCCAACACTTCTCAGCCTCAGCCTGCTCTTTCACTTCTCTTGAATGAAGCCAAGGCTCTTGgcattccttggatacttgcaATAACCAACAAATTCTCTGTCAGTGCACATGAGCAGAACACATTGATCAGTTCAGCTATGGAAGCATACCAAGCTTCTCCTGAGACGACGAGAGTTGTTAACTCTTCCCCGTTTCTAATGCCAAGTGCCTCAAATAGTTTGCAACCCGTTGGTACAACTACTGGAAATTTGGCAAACAAGGATCATTCAGACAGATCTGTTTATCGTCCTGTAAACTTTGCACTCTCACCATTTCAGAGGAAGGACATTGTTATGCATGTGGAGGGCGTTACTGCCCTTCGTCAACTTGTACACCAAGTAGTCCTCGATAATGAAGAACCAGCATTTGAG GATCTTGCTCGCGAGAGATTGTCGCTGGATCTGGCGAGAGAGAAAGCGGCGTCTCTGCAAGAGAAGCAGAGGCCCCCCAAAAGAGATAGCTCTGTTACAGCTGCTGCTGTAGGTGCGTCACTTGGCGCAGGCCTTGGGATTGTAATGGCTGTAATAATGGGAGCTGCATCAGCCCTCAGAAAGCCGTGA
- the LOC133923075 gene encoding uncharacterized protein LOC133923075: protein MGEKTHDPLRLSLAVAQRAMGLLRRSLRFAPLMAQRAMSTSVTTAPAMEGAVAEAVAKEAKRRKKKNLFDMVQFLPSRGIGYKVAKTTWRDVSYQITKINLYKDGRHGKAWGIRYNAV from the exons ATGGGTGAGAAAACCCACG ATCCCCTTCGTCTATCGTTGGCCGTGGCGCAGCGAGCGATGGGCCTGCTCCGGCGCTCCCTCAGATTCGCACCGCTGATGGCACAAAGAGCCATGAGCACCAGCGTCACCACAGCGCCGGCGATGGAGGGTGCGGTAGCAGAAGCTGTGGCGAAGGAGgcaaagaggaggaagaaaaagaacctGTTCGACATGGTGCAGTTCCTACCTAGTCGGGGCATCGGGTACAAGGTCGCCAAGACCACCTGGCGCGACGTCTCCTACCAGATCACCAAGATCAACCTTTACAAG GACGGTCGGCATGGGAAGGCGTGGGGGATTCGGTACAATGCAGTTTAG